The stretch of DNA GCAAAATGTGCAGACTGACGAACAGTGAATTCACCATTCAAAAGTTCCAGGGCCTGTGGAGCCACTGTGGTCACGCTGCGGCGAGCTGCACTTTGTGTCGTATCACAAAAATCCAGTGTTTCCAGAAACGGAATAACAAGGCTGCGTTTGAGGTACGCATAAACCGTTCGACGTGAGGCTTCGCGTTCATCAAACGGTTTCCAGACTCTTGTCGGATCATAGCCGCTGCGCAGAGCCGCGTCGGGGATTTTCGGATACATACACGGGCCGTACAGCTGTCGATTGAGCTGTCCGCTGACTGCCAGTATGGAGTCACGGATGGCTTCTGCTTCCAGACGCCTGCGGGGGAAATACGAAAGTAACAGATTGTCCGGGTCCCGGTCAGCAATCGTCGGTCCGGGTTGTTTGCTCATCCGGTATGTACTGCTGGTCATGATCAACATATGAAGATTCTTCAATGACCAGTTTGCTTCGTGAACAAACCAGTCCGCCAGCCAGTCAAGCAGTTGCGGGTGAGTTGGTTTTGTCCCGCGATTGCCAAAGTCGTTTGGCGAACGGACCAGCCCTGCTCCGAAGTGAGACTGCCAGATTCTGTTAACAATCACGCGCGACGTCAGTGGGTTATCGTCATTCGTAATCCAGCGGGCCAGTGCGATTCGTCTGCGAGTGGTGAATTCATCCGGCGGCTCAAATTCCGGCTGTTCCGTATTCATCTGTCCCACCACGGCCTGTGGAACTGCAGGGGAAACCACCTCTCCTGGCTGGTCAGGACTGCCACGTTTTAACAGATGGGTCTCCGGAGGAGATGTTGACGGTTCATGAAAGAAATATGCGGCCGGATACTCGAATCTTGCCTGCAATTCACTGATTTCCTCCAGTATGGATGCCACCTCATCCACGGCTTCCTCAGTCAAATATTTGCTGGTCAGCTCGCGATCGATGAACGCATCATCAACTTCCTGTTCGATCTGATCGGCGAGTCCTGTCAGTAATTTGCGGTGAGCATCGGTACGCTCCCCCTCGGGGACACTCAGCGCAGCAATCGCATCGGCCGGCAGCTTTGTTTTATCGGTCTGGATGATTCCGGTTAGCAACGGCAACCGCAGTTCACGAACGTGTTCCCGCAATTCTGCAACATGCTGATCAGCCGCGTTTTTTTCCTTCAGTCTGCTCCAGGGAACGGCTGGTCGAGTCAGTTCAGTCCGGCGATTCTTTTCACGTGCCAGTGGATCGAAAATCGCAACCATGCTGTAATAGTCACGGCTGGAAAGTGGATCAAATTTGTGGTCATGGCAGCGGGCACAGCCCAGTGTCAGGCCCAGAAAAGCCTGCGAAGTGGTTCTGACCAGGTCATCCAGTTCGTTGAACCGTTCGGCGACGACTTCGCTGGGCTGGACAGACGCCCCCCGCTCAGCATCCCACGGTCCGACTCGAAGGAATCCGGTGGCAATGATGGTTTCCGGGGACGCATCGGACAGTTCATCGCCAGCAAGCTGTTCCAGCACGAAGCGGTTATACGGCTTATCGTCATTGAATGCACGAATCACATAGTCTCGATACTTCCAGGCAAGCGGCTTATCGCCATCCACTTCATATCCGTTGCTGTCCGCATAGCGAGCCACGTCGAGCCAGTGTCGTCCCCACCGTTCACCGTAGTGTTCGCTGTCCAGCAACGAGTTCAACAGTGCCAGATAGGCTGCTTCGCTGTCGATTTCATTTTCCGTCTGAAACCGGGCAAGCTGTTCCAGTGTCAGGGGAAGACCGGTCAGATCGAATGCGACTCGACGGGCAAGTGAAGCAGCGTCCGCAGCCTGAGCCGGCTCAACATTCGCACTCTCCATTCGGGCCAGCACAAACGCGTCGACCGGGTTGCTCAGCCACGCCGAATTTTTGACAGTCGGAATTGCGGGACGGTTAACCGGCCGGAAAGACCAGATTTCCTGACTGATGCTTTCCACGGGATCGGCTTCTTCCGGCCAGACGGCACCTGCGTCAATCCAGTTGCGAATCAACTCCACTTCACTGTCGCTGAGTCGCGGTCCTTCATCCGGTGGTGGCATGACACGACCTTCAGAGTCCCCTGTCGACACCATCTGCAGCAGCAGGCTGTCCACAGCCTTTCCCGGCAGAATAGCACTGCTGCTTTCTCCATCGCTTAGTGCATGACGTTTTTGATCCAGCCGCAGTCCGCCTTCCTGCACATCCCGGCCATGGCACTGGTAACAGTACTTTCGAAACAAAGGCTGAATGTGCCGGACAAAACTG from Fuerstiella sp. encodes:
- a CDS encoding PSD1 and planctomycete cytochrome C domain-containing protein; protein product: MLPVRLNLTYAVLVITGLWTGPLFGQTTEPQSNSIEVSFVRHIQPLFRKYCYQCHGRDVQEGGLRLDQKRHALSDGESSSAILPGKAVDSLLLQMVSTGDSEGRVMPPPDEGPRLSDSEVELIRNWIDAGAVWPEEADPVESISQEIWSFRPVNRPAIPTVKNSAWLSNPVDAFVLARMESANVEPAQAADAASLARRVAFDLTGLPLTLEQLARFQTENEIDSEAAYLALLNSLLDSEHYGERWGRHWLDVARYADSNGYEVDGDKPLAWKYRDYVIRAFNDDKPYNRFVLEQLAGDELSDASPETIIATGFLRVGPWDAERGASVQPSEVVAERFNELDDLVRTTSQAFLGLTLGCARCHDHKFDPLSSRDYYSMVAIFDPLAREKNRRTELTRPAVPWSRLKEKNAADQHVAELREHVRELRLPLLTGIIQTDKTKLPADAIAALSVPEGERTDAHRKLLTGLADQIEQEVDDAFIDRELTSKYLTEEAVDEVASILEEISELQARFEYPAAYFFHEPSTSPPETHLLKRGSPDQPGEVVSPAVPQAVVGQMNTEQPEFEPPDEFTTRRRIALARWITNDDNPLTSRVIVNRIWQSHFGAGLVRSPNDFGNRGTKPTHPQLLDWLADWFVHEANWSLKNLHMLIMTSSTYRMSKQPGPTIADRDPDNLLLSYFPRRRLEAEAIRDSILAVSGQLNRQLYGPCMYPKIPDAALRSGYDPTRVWKPFDEREASRRTVYAYLKRSLVIPFLETLDFCDTTQSAARRSVTTVAPQALELLNGEFTVRQSAHFATRLQDEAGSDLPQQIKLAYRLALNRSPAPDEIAAFTEFVELETQSRLAAGDVSQDSQAKQEAATQSLAQMCRVIFNLNEFVYTD